In the Leifsonia sp. 466MF genome, one interval contains:
- a CDS encoding phosphatase PAP2 family protein, translating into MRSSLRALPFFWGALVSAGSFVAVYLVFVQSYIGQVIDERAFAGADAWKGDVIEFAHTFLNALPVASVVIGAIAAIVIVLVRRNWLVFAVAVGAAIGANVSTQVLKYTILSRPEKGVDVGLSNSLPSGHTAVAASAALVVFLVASPRLRPVAAVVGSIFAIAAGASTLVEQWHRPSDVVAGMLVVAFWGCLAGIVLSWLHLPGAESPVRSKLWPLVWIGAVCAAGSVIALLVTYFSAQSGTEHLFIAYAGGVAAIVATGFVLAALGNRLYRRLA; encoded by the coding sequence ATGCGATCGAGCCTCCGCGCCCTCCCCTTCTTCTGGGGTGCGCTCGTCTCCGCCGGCTCGTTCGTCGCCGTGTACCTGGTGTTCGTGCAGAGCTACATCGGCCAGGTGATCGATGAGCGGGCGTTCGCGGGGGCGGATGCGTGGAAGGGCGACGTGATCGAGTTCGCGCACACCTTCCTCAATGCGCTGCCGGTCGCCTCGGTGGTGATCGGCGCGATCGCGGCCATCGTGATCGTGCTGGTCCGGCGCAACTGGCTGGTGTTCGCGGTCGCGGTCGGAGCGGCCATCGGCGCGAACGTGAGCACGCAGGTGCTGAAGTACACCATCCTGTCCCGGCCCGAGAAGGGCGTGGATGTCGGGCTCTCCAACTCGCTGCCCTCCGGTCACACGGCGGTCGCCGCCTCTGCAGCGCTGGTCGTCTTCCTCGTGGCGTCGCCGCGCCTCCGCCCGGTCGCCGCGGTCGTCGGCTCGATCTTCGCGATCGCGGCCGGCGCATCCACCCTGGTCGAGCAGTGGCACCGGCCCAGCGACGTCGTCGCCGGAATGCTCGTCGTCGCGTTCTGGGGCTGCCTCGCCGGGATCGTGCTCTCATGGCTGCACCTCCCGGGTGCCGAATCGCCGGTGCGCAGCAAGCTGTGGCCGCTGGTCTGGATCGGTGCGGTCTGCGCGGCCGGCTCGGTCATCGCGCTGCTGGTCACCTACTTCTCGGCCCAGTCGGGAACGGAACACCTGTTCATCGCCTACGCGGGCGGCGTCGCCGCGATCGTGGCGACCGGGTTCGTTCTGGCCGCGCTGGGCAACCGCCTGTACCGCCGCCTGGCCTGA